The DNA region GACTGACATACTGTATTTAGATCTTTCAAAAGTGACATTTCCTTTTACGATTCGTCATTGGAAAGATGGGGATTTCTTTTATCCCAATGGAATGAAAGGAAAGAAGAAATTGGCAAAATATTTTATTGATGAAAAAATTCCTGTTGTAGAAAAGGGACAGATTTGGTTATTGACAAAAGAGGATGTGGTTGTATGGGTAATTGGGTTGCGAGCTGATCGACGTTTTTTAGCGGATGAAAATTCAACCGAAATCTTAGCAGTTCGTAAACTTTTGAAGTAAAATGACTTATTTAGTGGATAAACAACACTTTTTAGCACATTTATTCTATAGTATAAATGGATGGGGGCGATATTTTAATTTGTCATAAATTTTATGTACCTTTACTTAATTCAACAGAAATTAAGTTTATCAAGTTTAGAATTTTGCTTGTTTCCTAATAGGAAAAATTCATAAGTCCTCTTCTTTTATTCTCTAACACTGTTATAACCAATGTAAATTTTTTATTATGAACATTTTTGTTTCTAATTTGAGTTATTCTGTTACCAATGAGGAGTTAAAATCATTGTTTGAACAATATGGAGAAGTAAATTCTTGCGTAATTATCATGGATAAATTTACACAAAGAAGTAAAGGATTTGGATTTGTTGAAATTTCAAATGAGGAAGAAGCGGAAGCTGCCATTAAAGATTTAAACGGGAAACAATTTGGAGAACGTTCCATAAATGTTGCTCAAGCGAGAGAGCGTCAAATTAAATCAGATGGTGGTGGTTATCGTGGAAACAAATCTTCTAATCGCTGGTAAATCCGAAATATTAAATTGGGTAAAAGTATTTAAAAAACTTACATATAATCTTAAGCATTGAGAAAGCAACTTTTAAAAGTTGCTTTCTCTTATTTATCATAATTAAAAAGGAATATTATAAATGAGCGAAACATTTAACAAAAAAGAAAAAGAAAAAAAGAGAAGAGAAAAGCAAGTTGCAAAACAAGAACGCAAAGAGCAAAGAAAAATGCAATCAATAAAAGGCGCTCCATTGTCTGATATGATGGCGTATGTTGATGAAAATGGGAATTTAACAAGTACTCCTGTTGATTTCAAAAATAAAAAAGATGTAAGTATTGATGAAATTCAAATCTCAATACCAAAATTAGAAGATCGAGCTTTAGTAGATACTAAAAAAGGTGTTGTAAAGTTTTTTAATCAAGAAAAGGGATTTGGTTTTATTCAAGAAAATAACAATAAAATAGATCTATTTTTTCACATTAATTCTCTAGTTCATGCCGTTAATATGAATGACAGAGTTTCGTTTGAAGTTGTTAGAGGAAAAAAAGGGCCAGAAGCGGTAAACATAACGAAATTATAACAGTCATTATCTACCATGAGCAACAAATTAATATTAGCTTCGACTTATGATAGATTTGCTATGAGTAATTTCTCAACAAAGCAGATTTTCATCCTTTTTCATTTATAATTTATATATTATCACGAAGAAAAATTTATTGTTGCTCCCCTTTTTTTATATTCTATCTCTCTTGCCTTTTTGGATAGTATACAGAATATCAGATTGTTTATATTTTCTTATATATAGAATTATTGGGTATCGCAAAAAAATAGTAAGGCAAAATATAGCAAGTTCTTTCCCAAACAAAACTATAGTTGAGCAAAAACAAATAGAACGTAAATATTATGCTTATTTATGTGATTTGATTTTAGAAACTTTCAAGACTCTAACGATAAGCAAAAGGAGTATGTTAAAGCGTTGCCATCTTGAAAAAGATGCGGAAGCTTTATTTGCAGATTTAAATCGAAAAAATAATAGTGCTATTCTTGTGCTCGGTCATCACGGTAATTGGGAATGGGCGGGAAATACGGTAGGGATAGTTTGCGGACAACCCGTTTATATTATATATCATCCACTTACAAGTAAATTTTTCAATCGCTTAATGATTCGGATGCGTAGTCGATTTGGCAATAAATTGATAGCTATGAAGGATACATTTAGGCAAATGTCACAAAATAGGCCTAATACTGTAATGACGGCTTTTGTAGCGGATCAATCTCCTGTGCCAGAGCATGCCTATTGGTTAAGATTTCTAAATCAAGACACACCAGTGTTTGAGGGCGTCGAAAAAATGGCAAGGAAATTAAAGCAATCTGTAGTATATATGGATATTGTTAAGAAAAAGAGAGGATTTTATTCTATTACAGCTAAGCTTATTGAGGATTTTTCGACTGAAAATATAACTGGAACTATAACTCAAAAGCATATAAAATGTTTGGAAGATTCTATTAATAGTCAACCAGAGACTTGGCTATGGTCGCATAGACGTTGGAAACATAAAAAGAAAATCGATACCATTGTACATCCAAGTATTATATAATTATCTATAGTAAGTAATATAGAAAATTTTTTTATAGATTGATAATATATTGAGATAGCTTTTATTTTTACAAATAAGTAAGGATTGAAATTTATTAAAGTTTTTATTTTCGATTTTATTGTTTAGATAGTTATAATAAGTTTTTGTGATATTATAATTATACAGAAAAATTTGAGCGTTATTTTTTTGTTCCAAAATGTCCAACCGAAGATTATAGGTATGCAGGTGTTTGCTGATGAAGGCTTGTTGGCATTATTTTAGAGTTAAGACATATATACAATTAAATACATCAAAATAGTTACAATATCTTAGGTTAAACCTTAGATGTTCAATATTATTCAATTGTAGAGACTTAAGAAAACTACACCTATTAAATTATAATTCTATTCCTGATCGTACTACTCAAATATGATGAATATCATTAATAGAGACATGTGTATTCATCGAATTGATTTTAAATAATATTGTTAACAATTAGATTTTCTATAATCTATTAAGGTTAATTTATCAAAACTTTTATACAGATCAATCATTTACATATATTGATGAACTATTTTTTGTAATGCAATAGATTTTAGAATACATACTTTTTTTCTTTCTATGCGATTATGAAATGCGAATGTCTTTAACGTATGAGAGTGAATTATTATCAAGGATAGCGAATAAGACGAATCTAT from Rhizosphaericola mali includes:
- a CDS encoding RNA recognition motif domain-containing protein produces the protein MNIFVSNLSYSVTNEELKSLFEQYGEVNSCVIIMDKFTQRSKGFGFVEISNEEEAEAAIKDLNGKQFGERSINVAQARERQIKSDGGGYRGNKSSNRW
- a CDS encoding lysophospholipid acyltransferase family protein gives rise to the protein MPFWIVYRISDCLYFLIYRIIGYRKKIVRQNIASSFPNKTIVEQKQIERKYYAYLCDLILETFKTLTISKRSMLKRCHLEKDAEALFADLNRKNNSAILVLGHHGNWEWAGNTVGIVCGQPVYIIYHPLTSKFFNRLMIRMRSRFGNKLIAMKDTFRQMSQNRPNTVMTAFVADQSPVPEHAYWLRFLNQDTPVFEGVEKMARKLKQSVVYMDIVKKKRGFYSITAKLIEDFSTENITGTITQKHIKCLEDSINSQPETWLWSHRRWKHKKKIDTIVHPSII
- a CDS encoding cold-shock protein, with product MSETFNKKEKEKKRREKQVAKQERKEQRKMQSIKGAPLSDMMAYVDENGNLTSTPVDFKNKKDVSIDEIQISIPKLEDRALVDTKKGVVKFFNQEKGFGFIQENNNKIDLFFHINSLVHAVNMNDRVSFEVVRGKKGPEAVNITKL